The Maridesulfovibrio hydrothermalis AM13 = DSM 14728 DNA window GCCATTTTTCACTCCTGAATATTTTTTTGCGACAGTGCTCTGCGGGCAATAAAAAAACCGCGAACAGTTTTCACTGTCGCGGTTTTTAAAAATGTAATTTGATTTCTACACGTTTTTTAAACGTAACCAACCGCGACGCATTAGCTGCGCCACCACCAAGAATAAAGTGTGAAGTTGGAAATAGATACGTTCATGATGCGTAAGTGTTTACCCATCTAACCAGAAATTGTCAACTCTGAGTTGCGGGGGGAAATAGTATGAATAATCAGGATGATAAAGTCGTAATTATGTAAGCTGGTGAATCAATCGGCGGGGTTAGACATAAGTTAATGAACCTGATTCGTTAAGTTGCGGTTATATTTAAATATAGTTCTTTTACTTGAGGTCATTTTATTATATGAAGGAGACAAACTATAGATATAAAAGGAGATGTATATATGGAGTTCTTTCTCGATACTGCGAATCTGGATGAAATACGAAAAGCTCAGGCACAGGGGCTTATGGATGGCGTAACAACAAACCCGACTCTGCTTTCCCGGGAGGGTGGTGACTGGCGCAGGCAGGCGCAGACCATTTGTAATGAAGTTGACGGACCGGTCAGTCTTGAAGTGGTAGGAACAACTGCTGAAGAAATGGTTCGTGAAGCTGAAGATCTTGCAACTTTCGGCGACAACGTGGTCATTAAAGTCCCCATTACCTCTGAAGGATTGATTGCTACCAAGGCTCTTTACAAGAAAGGCGTAAAGACAAACGTTACCCTCGTGTTTTCGCCGCTTCAGGCTCTTCTTGCTGCCAAGGCCGGAGCTACTTACGTGAGTCCTTTTGTAGGCCGCCTTGATGGAATATCGATTGATGGAATGGAGCTTATTTCTCAGATCCGTACAATTTTTGATAATTATGAATTTCCGGCAAAAATTCTGGTTGCCAGCATCCGCAATCCCTTGCATGTGCTTGATTCCGCTTTGATAGGTGCAGATGTGGCGACGATTCCATTCAGTGTAATCAGTGACCTTGCCAAACATCCTTTGACTGACAAAGGGCTTGAGCAGTTTAATGCTGACTGGGAAAAACTTACCAAATAGGAAGGCTGTACGGTCTTGCCTTGAATTGAAGCTTTTTTTTCCATCGTTTCGTACAACCCGTATAATCCTAGATATTTTACAATAGCTTACGATCATTATCCGCTGGCGCAAGGAGTTTGGAGTTTCATTTAAGCTGTACTGATATTTTATTGGCGATAATTATTTGAAAACAAAGAAAGGGAAGCTTACTGGAGTTTCCCTTTTTCCATTTATCAAGTGGTTTGGTGGGCTGCTATGGCTTAAAATTCGTGACGGAAAACATGCTTCTGCTAAATTGTTATTTACAAGCGGCGCATTGTGGCAGTAAACAAAGCTCTATTCCAAATTTAAAATTATAGTAATATTGCGAGCGGAGCCGTTTATGTCATGTTCTAAATTGAAGTTGATTTGTTTTTCACCAACCAGAACCACGAGAAAAGTACTTGATGCAATTGCTGAAGGTATTGAGGCAGATAGCGTTGAAGTCATTGATGTCTCACGTCTGGAGTCCATCCCTGACACTTATGAATGCGCAGATGATGATCTCGTCATAATCGGTGTACCTGTTTATTACGGACGGGTTCCGGTTCCCGCTGTAAAGAGATTTGCTACTCTTAAAGGTTCAGGCGGTGCTGTGGTCCCTGTGGTTGTTTACGGCAATCGGGATTATGATGATGCTCTTATTGAGCTTACCGACATGACTGTCAGAATCGGTTTTACTCCTATAGCTGCAGCCGCGTTTATCGGCGAGCATTCTTTTTCCGGACCGGATACTCCTATCGCCGCCAACCGTCCCGATGAAGATGATCTTGCCAAAGCCCGCAAATTCGGGCGTGATCTGGCTGAAAGATTAAACTCCATTGATCTTGAGAATGCCCCCTCTCTTGATATCCCCGGTAACAAGCCATACAAACCACTTCTAAATCGTCCTGCTGCTGCACCTATTTCTGTTGGTGAATGCCAGCTCTGCGGTTCATGTGAAAAAGTCTGTCCTGCCGATGCAATTCAGGTGGGGACCAGAGTTGAAACCGATGCTATGAAATGCATTTTGTGCTGCGCTTGTGTGAAAATCTGTGCTTTTAATGCCCGTAAAATGAAGTTGGAGCGGATAATTCAGGCTGCTAACACTCTTTCGATAGACTGTGCCGAGCGCAAAGAACCTGAACTTTTTACTTAAGTTCTGTGTGCAGTTTGAGTTTTTTTTAAGAGTAGTAGTTGTTATTCTCATTTCTTGATACCTGCGGTATTCTTAGTTTTATTTAGAAATTCCGGTAGCCGTCATTTATTTCATCTACTGAAAGTACTCATATTTTCTTCGATAATCTGTACATTTTTATGAGTTTGTGCGATGTAGAAAGTAAGAAGTACCATGCAAAACAGGCTGTATCTGCGGCCTTGAAGGTGTGAGTATGATGGGGATGTGAAGGGCTTTCGGGAGCGCAATGGTTACAAGTAACTGGGGATTTAAGATGCGTAAATTTCTGTTATTTTTTATGGGATTTATTTTGGCGGTATCCACTGCTTTGATGCCGGGGTGTTCTCAAGATTCTCATGAAGTTGAAGTAAAGCCTTTACGCGTCGGCTGGTTTCCCTGGCCCGGGTGGTATCCGATTGCCATTGCAAAAGAAAAGGGGTTTTTTGATAAGCATGGCGTGTCGGTTGATCCGATTTTATATACTACATACACTGCTATTTTTTCAGACTTCGCTGCAGCTAAAGTAGATTCTGTTCACGGCGGATTATATGAGCTTTTGAAAATCAATGTTCCGGGTATGAAAGTCGTGCTCGCCACAGACTATTCCGAAGGCGGGGAAGGTCTGGTTGTGACTTCGGATATTAACAGCCCTGCCGACCTTGCGGGGAAACGCCTCGGGATTCAGGGGGCTTTATCCGGAAGTGAGTTTATCCTGACTACATTGCTGCGCAAACATGGTCTTTCAAGGACTGATCTGACACTTGTGGATGTGGGGCCGGAAATAGTCCTTGAAACAATGCCTGAACAGATTCAGGGCGGCTATACATGGGAACCTTTTTTATCAAAGGCCAAGGATAAAGGATATAAGGTTCTTTTTACCACGGCCGATACTCCGGGAATGATTCCTGATGTAATTGCATTTCAGGGAGAGGTTGTAAAAAAACGTCCCGCGGATGTGCAGGCGTTTGTGGACGCATGGTTTGAGGCTCAGCAGTACTGGCTGGCAAACCGGGAGGAATGCGACACAATTATTGCCAGAGCTATCGGGATGGATGCCGGGGATATTTCGCTGAAAGGATGCCGCATTCTGTCTCGTCAGGACAATCTGAAAGCTTTTGCCAAAGAGTCACAGCCTTCATCCCTTTTTGATGTCGGTGCCATGCAGATCGATTTCTTTATCAGTGTCGGTGATGCTTCAACTGCACCGAATTTGGAAGAAATACTTGATCCTGTTTTTGTCAAAGGTGATGGGGACTTTCAAAAATGATGTTAATACGTCTGCTCTCTTCCAGAATTAAGGCAGACGTCTGTGGTTTTATGGTTACTTTGTACATGCTGCTCGCTGCGCCGTCACTTGCAATTGCTTCAGGAGATGGTGCGTTCGTGTGGCCTGTTTCTGTTTCTGAGGGGACTGTGTGGGCTTTATCGGCTATTGCGCTATTTGTGATATTCTTTGCGTTTTTTTCTTTTTTGCGGCCGGCAGGGTTATGCAAAAAGCTTGTCAGTGCTTTTTTGCTGGTTTCATTGTTGCCGATATGCGTTTTAGCCATTCTGGATCAGAAGGTGACCGCGCGCGCTCTTTCAGAAAACAGCCAGCAGGCCATGCTTTCCGCAGCCTCCCATACAGCGGGAGCCATTGATTCATTTCTTCTAGCAAATCTGTCCACTGTTCGTACTGAATCCACTATTCCGCAGTTTTCCATATACTTGCGCCTACCGCCAGATATGCGCTCTGGGTCACCTGAAGAGCAGGCCGTTATGGGCATATTAAATTCACTTAAAAGGCGTGATCAGGCAAATATTACCTCAATTGCAATTCTGGATTTGAGAGGTCGTGCTGTGGCCGATACTTACGGGCCGGATATCGGTAAAGATAAATCTTGCAGGGATTACTTTACTTCTCCGATGAAAACCGGTCTCCCTTACGTTTCAGATGTGGGCCTTTCGTCAACCTCAAGGCAGCTGTCTCTTTATTTCAGCAGTCCTATCCGTGATACTGCGGGTAAAATTCTGGGTATTCTGCGCTTTCGTTACAACGCTGCTATCCTGCAAAAACTGCTTCTTCCGAGCGGTCTTTTGGGGGAACATGCATACAGTGCTGTACTCTTCGGCAACGAAGGGCTGAGGCTTGCGGATAGTGAGCGTCCAGATTTAGTGCTTGTTCCGTTTTTTTCACTGGGACAGGAGGCATGGAAGCGAATCGGGTTTGATCGGCGTATCAACGTGGTAGATAAGAAACCCGTTGGCATCGGTATAAGTCGTAGTGAATTTGTCGATCCAGAAGTGACTTTTTTTAATACATCCCTTTATGGTTCAGACGGTATGCCGACTTTAAACGTTAAATTTCCGATACGCTATGCCCCGTGGACACTGATATTAGGGTATTCTGAGACATCTAATCTAGCCAAAATAGCCACGCAGTCCCGCTACGCACTTGCGGTTGTGTTATGTATTGTGCTGGGGGTTGTTCTTACGTCTCTGGCAGCCATACGCAGTATTATCCGGCCGCTGGAGACTTTGACCAAGGCTGTTCGTGAGCTGGGCAAAGGGAATGAGACTGTACAGGTTTCTATTAAATCAAGTGATGAGATAGGAGAGCTGGCAGCTACTTTTAACAATATGAGCAAGGCCCTTTATCTTTCTCACCAAAAAGTCATTGCTTCCTCTGAACGATTGCAGACGCTTCTCGATACTTTGCCTGACTCGGTGACAGTTCATGATACCGAGGGTAATTTTCTGGATATTAATGACAGCTTTGAGGTTGGTTACGGTTATTCTGCTGATGAGCTGGAAAATCTTTCTATATCAGATATCAGCGGTGCAGGTCTAACTCAAGAGCAGGCCAGTGAACGCGTTGCGGCATGTATAAAAGAGGGATATCAGAATTTTGACTGGGTGGCCCGCCATAAGGACGGAAGAGAGTTTCCTGTTCATATCAAATTGCGCCGCTTTGATTTACCCGAAGGTATCCGGGTTATGGCTTTGGTTTCTGATATAACTGAGCGCAAACAGGCGGAACTTGAACTGTTGCAGGCCCGGAATTATATCGCTAATATTATTGATTCCATGCCGTCTCTTCTGGTGAGTGTTGATGCCGATGGAATGATTACTCAATGGAATATTCAAGCTGAAAAGGTAACCGGATTGAAGAGGGAGATAGCTGTAGGACAGCCTTTTGAGAAGGTGATCCCCCGTCTTTCGGGTGAAATGAAACGGGTGCGTAAGGCCATGCAAAGCCGATCTTTTATTGGAGAGACCAAGCGTATTCATAATGTTGACGGCAAGGTCTGTTATGAGGATGTTTCGATTTTTCCTCTTGTGGCCAACGGGGTTGAAGGAGCTGTTATTCGCATAGATGATGTCACTGAGCGGGTTCAGCTTGAGCAGATGATGGTGCAGTCTGAGAAAATGCTTTCTGTCGGTGGACTTGCAGCTGGTATGGCTCATGAAATAAATAATCCGCTGGCTGGTATTATGGGGAGCGTGCAGAATATCAGGAACCGTCTTTTGGAGGACGCGCCCAAGAACAGGGAAGCTGCTCAGAAATGCGATATTGTTTTAGAAAATATGCATGCTTATCTGGAAATGCGCGATATTCCGAAAATGATTAGCGGTATACATGAGTCCGGAGCCAGAGCAGCTAAGATTGTGAGCAATGTGCTTAATTTCAGCAGAAAAAGTGGCGGAGGATTTGCAAGCAACGATATTGCTGAACTTCTTGATAAGTCGCTGGAGTTGATTGGAAGCGACTATGATCTCAAAAAGAATTATGACTTTAAAAATCTTCGGGTGCAAAAGGATTATCAGCCCGGTCTGGGGCCTGTCTATTGTGAATCAAGTCAGGTGCAGCAGGTCTTTTTGAATCTATTTAAAAATGCCGCAGAGGCTCTGGCAGAGAAAGATTTTCAAGGTGAGCTTCCGGTTCTAAACCTTCGTGTCAGGAAAGAGGCTGGTATGGCCGTTGTGGAAATTAAAGACAATGGCCCGGGGCTGGATAAAAAAACCTGCAAGCGTATTTTTGAGCCGTTTTTTACTACCAAGCCCCCCGGAAAAGGTATTGGACTTGGGTTGTCTGTTTCATATTTTATTATTACCGATCAGCATGGTGGTAATATGGAAGTTTCATCGGAACTGGGCAAGTGGACGAAGTTTGTAGTGAAACTGCCCTTTGCAAACAGTTCTGATGAACAGGGATAATACTAGTTTACGTCCGAAAAATCAGAAAATCCCCGGTGCAGATGCGCCGGGGATTTTTGTTATTTAATTAAATATAGTAAAAAACTTTACAACTGATCAGCCAAATGACAGCAGGTGCGGTGTCCCGGTGCAATTTCTCTATCTGCGGGAACTTTCTCTCTACAGATATCCATCGCCTGTGGACAGCGTGGGTGAAAATGGCAGCCGCTTGGCGGGTCCAGCGGTGAGGGGATTTCTCCTTTTAACGGAGCAAAATCCACATCTCTTTTGTCCAGTCTGGGAACTTCGTTCAGCAATGCCTGTGAATAGGGGTGAAATGGCGCACTGAAAAGAGTTTCAACCGAGGAGACTTCCACAACACGGCCCAGATACATAACTGCGATCCGGTCAGAGATATGCTCTACAACTCCTAGATCATGACTGATGAACAGACTGGTCAGGTTCAGTTCTTTGCGCAGATTCATGAACAAATTCAGGATCTGGGCCTGAATGGATACATCCAGCGCAGCTACTGATTCATCACAGATAAGACATTCCGGCTGCATGGCCATTGCCCTTGCGATGCCTATTCTCTGCCTCTGCCCGCCTGAGAACTGGTGCGGGTAGCGATCTTTGTATGTCGGGTCCAGACCGCAGCGCAG harbors:
- the fsa gene encoding fructose-6-phosphate aldolase, with amino-acid sequence MEFFLDTANLDEIRKAQAQGLMDGVTTNPTLLSREGGDWRRQAQTICNEVDGPVSLEVVGTTAEEMVREAEDLATFGDNVVIKVPITSEGLIATKALYKKGVKTNVTLVFSPLQALLAAKAGATYVSPFVGRLDGISIDGMELISQIRTIFDNYEFPAKILVASIRNPLHVLDSALIGADVATIPFSVISDLAKHPLTDKGLEQFNADWEKLTK
- a CDS encoding PAS domain S-box protein; this translates as MMLIRLLSSRIKADVCGFMVTLYMLLAAPSLAIASGDGAFVWPVSVSEGTVWALSAIALFVIFFAFFSFLRPAGLCKKLVSAFLLVSLLPICVLAILDQKVTARALSENSQQAMLSAASHTAGAIDSFLLANLSTVRTESTIPQFSIYLRLPPDMRSGSPEEQAVMGILNSLKRRDQANITSIAILDLRGRAVADTYGPDIGKDKSCRDYFTSPMKTGLPYVSDVGLSSTSRQLSLYFSSPIRDTAGKILGILRFRYNAAILQKLLLPSGLLGEHAYSAVLFGNEGLRLADSERPDLVLVPFFSLGQEAWKRIGFDRRINVVDKKPVGIGISRSEFVDPEVTFFNTSLYGSDGMPTLNVKFPIRYAPWTLILGYSETSNLAKIATQSRYALAVVLCIVLGVVLTSLAAIRSIIRPLETLTKAVRELGKGNETVQVSIKSSDEIGELAATFNNMSKALYLSHQKVIASSERLQTLLDTLPDSVTVHDTEGNFLDINDSFEVGYGYSADELENLSISDISGAGLTQEQASERVAACIKEGYQNFDWVARHKDGREFPVHIKLRRFDLPEGIRVMALVSDITERKQAELELLQARNYIANIIDSMPSLLVSVDADGMITQWNIQAEKVTGLKREIAVGQPFEKVIPRLSGEMKRVRKAMQSRSFIGETKRIHNVDGKVCYEDVSIFPLVANGVEGAVIRIDDVTERVQLEQMMVQSEKMLSVGGLAAGMAHEINNPLAGIMGSVQNIRNRLLEDAPKNREAAQKCDIVLENMHAYLEMRDIPKMISGIHESGARAAKIVSNVLNFSRKSGGGFASNDIAELLDKSLELIGSDYDLKKNYDFKNLRVQKDYQPGLGPVYCESSQVQQVFLNLFKNAAEALAEKDFQGELPVLNLRVRKEAGMAVVEIKDNGPGLDKKTCKRIFEPFFTTKPPGKGIGLGLSVSYFIITDQHGGNMEVSSELGKWTKFVVKLPFANSSDEQG
- a CDS encoding ABC transporter ATP-binding protein, producing the protein MSEAKTPFISCKNLSRVFVKKLDFAGKIAQKLGSNVREERVQAVDGVNLEIMPGEVLGLVGESGCGKSTLGRMLCEILPPSGGDIFYKGRNVKDMSSKEALDYARNVQMIFQDPYASLNPRKRVKQIIGEAPLYHGLTTRKDFDQYLADVMLRCGLDPTYKDRYPHQFSGGQRQRIGIARAMAMQPECLICDESVAALDVSIQAQILNLFMNLRKELNLTSLFISHDLGVVEHISDRIAVMYLGRVVEVSSVETLFSAPFHPYSQALLNEVPRLDKRDVDFAPLKGEIPSPLDPPSGCHFHPRCPQAMDICREKVPADREIAPGHRTCCHLADQL
- a CDS encoding 4Fe-4S binding protein gives rise to the protein MSCSKLKLICFSPTRTTRKVLDAIAEGIEADSVEVIDVSRLESIPDTYECADDDLVIIGVPVYYGRVPVPAVKRFATLKGSGGAVVPVVVYGNRDYDDALIELTDMTVRIGFTPIAAAAFIGEHSFSGPDTPIAANRPDEDDLAKARKFGRDLAERLNSIDLENAPSLDIPGNKPYKPLLNRPAAAPISVGECQLCGSCEKVCPADAIQVGTRVETDAMKCILCCACVKICAFNARKMKLERIIQAANTLSIDCAERKEPELFT
- a CDS encoding ABC transporter substrate-binding protein, whose product is MRKFLLFFMGFILAVSTALMPGCSQDSHEVEVKPLRVGWFPWPGWYPIAIAKEKGFFDKHGVSVDPILYTTYTAIFSDFAAAKVDSVHGGLYELLKINVPGMKVVLATDYSEGGEGLVVTSDINSPADLAGKRLGIQGALSGSEFILTTLLRKHGLSRTDLTLVDVGPEIVLETMPEQIQGGYTWEPFLSKAKDKGYKVLFTTADTPGMIPDVIAFQGEVVKKRPADVQAFVDAWFEAQQYWLANREECDTIIARAIGMDAGDISLKGCRILSRQDNLKAFAKESQPSSLFDVGAMQIDFFISVGDASTAPNLEEILDPVFVKGDGDFQK